A section of the Bacteroidales bacterium genome encodes:
- a CDS encoding glutaminase: MNYQEIIDKIALDVEPLLSQGKVADYIPALAKVPFDQFGMAVCTVSGELYTSGLAFKPFSLQSISKLFTLTMTMDRIGDALWQRVGREPSGNPFNSLVQLEYEHGIPRNPFVNAGALVVTDCIILENHDPKNDLLKFVRSCSCNPGVEYDEGVAQSEKASGHRNAALAHFLKSYNNLVNEVEEVLDLYFHQCSLSMNSHDLARATLFLANNGVDPCTGNTICGPRQAKRINSLMQTCGLYDEGGDFTYRVGLPGKSGVGGGIIAIMPGELTVAVWSPGLNAAGNSLAGIMALELFTTYTAKSIF; this comes from the coding sequence ATGAATTACCAGGAAATCATAGATAAGATAGCGCTTGACGTTGAACCATTGCTATCGCAGGGCAAAGTGGCTGATTATATTCCTGCTTTGGCTAAGGTTCCGTTTGATCAGTTCGGGATGGCTGTTTGCACGGTAAGCGGTGAACTATATACTAGCGGACTGGCATTCAAACCATTCAGTTTGCAAAGTATTTCAAAGCTCTTCACCCTTACCATGACAATGGATCGCATCGGCGATGCACTCTGGCAACGTGTGGGCCGTGAACCTTCCGGAAACCCTTTCAACTCACTGGTGCAACTGGAATATGAGCATGGTATTCCCCGCAACCCATTTGTAAATGCAGGAGCGTTGGTAGTTACCGACTGCATTATTCTCGAGAACCATGATCCAAAGAATGACCTGCTAAAGTTTGTGAGAAGTTGTTCATGCAATCCAGGAGTTGAGTACGATGAAGGAGTGGCGCAATCAGAAAAAGCAAGTGGCCACCGCAATGCAGCCCTGGCTCACTTTCTGAAAAGCTACAACAACCTTGTAAACGAAGTTGAAGAGGTTCTTGATTTGTATTTCCACCAATGTTCTCTCAGTATGAACAGTCACGACCTTGCCCGTGCAACACTCTTTCTTGCCAACAATGGTGTTGACCCATGCACAGGCAACACCATCTGCGGACCACGACAAGCTAAACGCATCAATTCCCTGATGCAAACCTGCGGATTATATGACGAAGGCGGTGACTTCACATACCGGGTAGGACTGCCGGGAAAGAGCGGCGTTGGGGGTGGCATTATAGCCATCATGCCCGGGGAACTCACTGTTGCTGTTTGGTCGCCAGGGTTGAATGCAGCGGGAAATTCACTTGCCGGGATCATGGCGCTGGAGCTATTTACAACTTATACAGCCAAGTCAATTTTCTGA
- a CDS encoding ATP-binding protein — protein sequence MSKRIAITGPESTGKSSLASELATHYETTWVPEFARGYLSDLGRPYNYDDILVIAMNQFRLNNEATQLANRFLFCDTELIVTKIWCEVKYGKCHQWIEEHILKQNFDLYLLTDIDLPWEPDPQREHPHMRQHFMELYIDELESRHFPYRIIAGQQEERLKNAITALNEIVG from the coding sequence ATGAGCAAAAGAATTGCCATTACCGGGCCGGAATCAACCGGGAAGTCATCACTTGCCAGCGAACTGGCAACCCATTATGAAACAACCTGGGTTCCTGAATTTGCACGCGGCTATTTATCAGATCTCGGAAGGCCATACAATTATGATGATATCCTTGTTATTGCCATGAACCAGTTTCGCTTGAACAATGAAGCTACTCAGTTAGCAAACCGCTTTTTGTTTTGCGATACCGAACTTATCGTTACCAAAATCTGGTGCGAGGTTAAATACGGAAAATGCCATCAATGGATCGAAGAGCACATTCTCAAACAAAATTTCGACCTTTATTTATTGACAGATATTGACCTTCCGTGGGAACCAGATCCGCAGCGCGAACATCCGCATATGCGGCAGCATTTTATGGAGCTTTATATAGATGAATTGGAGAGCCGGCATTTTCCATACCGTATTATTGCTGGCCAACAGGAGGAAAGGCTTAAGAATGCAATAACCGCTCTCAATGAGATTGTCGGTTAA
- a CDS encoding YqgE/AlgH family protein, whose protein sequence is MSAKKENKKISHIPPAVGRILISEPLLQDFYFRRSVVLLADHSDEGTFGLILNKPVDVRFNDVIKGFPNFHAPLYLGGPVQTSNLYFIHTLGDKIEGSMKILDGLYWGGDIEQIKEMMTLDQLNPSNIRFFIGYAGWVSKQLDRELDENSWVVSSASTEQLILANPDNLWRDIVRTLGKDFVLWANYPPDPLLN, encoded by the coding sequence ATGTCAGCAAAAAAAGAAAATAAAAAAATCAGCCATATTCCTCCGGCAGTGGGTCGTATTCTTATTTCCGAACCTTTACTTCAGGATTTTTATTTCAGGCGTTCGGTGGTTTTGCTTGCCGATCACAGCGATGAAGGCACTTTTGGCCTGATCCTGAATAAACCGGTTGACGTGCGTTTCAATGATGTGATCAAAGGATTCCCAAATTTCCATGCACCGCTTTACCTTGGTGGGCCGGTTCAAACCAGTAACCTTTACTTTATCCATACCCTCGGCGATAAAATCGAAGGCAGCATGAAAATCCTCGACGGACTTTATTGGGGAGGAGATATAGAACAGATCAAGGAAATGATGACTTTGGATCAGCTAAATCCCTCCAATATTCGTTTCTTCATCGGCTATGCAGGTTGGGTAAGCAAGCAACTTGACCGTGAACTTGATGAAAACTCATGGGTAGTTTCATCTGCATCAACTGAGCAACTAATTCTTGCCAATCCTGATAATTTATGGCGCGATATAGTGAGGACTCTTGGTAAAGATTTCGTGCTATGGGCTAATTATCCACCAGATCCTTTGCTTAACTAA
- a CDS encoding peptidoglycan synthetase: MNYHFIAIGGAVMHNLAIALHHKGHAITGSDDEIFDPAKARLDALGLLPEDVGWFPEKIHQNLDAVIVGMHARNDNPELQAAIGSGVKVYSFPEFLYEHARNKKRIVIGGSHGKTTITAMIMHVMRHFGLEFDYLVGSQVQGFDVMVKVSDNAPFMVFEGDEYLTAPFDPRPKFHLYHPHVALISGIAWDHINVFPDFDEYVKQFWLFAGMIEPGGSLIYNQEDPLVRDIAMNLLHDMVRIAYNTPEYFVRDGVTHLQHNDKVYRLKIFGRHNMQNLAGAMKVCSECGISDDDFLEAIKTYEGAARRLELIAAKDQTHIYKDFAHSPSKLKATVTAVKEQFPESKLVACMELHTFSSLSGGFLQEYKDCMQHADEAIVYFNPHTIAMKKLPPISEEDVRAAFAKEGLMVYTDSKKLLSALENKNWNHANLLMMSSGNFDGIDLNLLANKILD, from the coding sequence ATGAACTATCACTTCATTGCCATTGGCGGCGCCGTGATGCATAACCTGGCCATTGCCCTGCATCATAAAGGCCACGCAATTACCGGTTCGGATGATGAAATTTTTGACCCTGCCAAAGCACGGCTGGATGCTTTAGGCTTATTGCCGGAAGATGTTGGTTGGTTCCCTGAAAAAATCCACCAAAATCTTGATGCCGTCATAGTTGGGATGCACGCGCGGAATGATAATCCTGAACTGCAGGCGGCAATTGGATCAGGTGTAAAGGTTTATTCCTTTCCAGAATTTTTATACGAACATGCACGCAATAAAAAGCGGATTGTGATCGGTGGAAGTCATGGCAAAACTACCATCACAGCCATGATCATGCATGTGATGCGGCATTTCGGCCTGGAGTTCGATTACCTTGTTGGGTCGCAGGTGCAGGGATTTGATGTAATGGTGAAAGTGAGCGACAACGCCCCCTTCATGGTTTTTGAAGGAGATGAGTATCTCACGGCTCCTTTCGATCCCAGACCCAAATTTCATTTGTATCATCCGCATGTGGCGCTGATCAGCGGAATTGCATGGGATCATATTAATGTTTTCCCCGATTTCGACGAATATGTTAAGCAATTCTGGTTGTTTGCCGGAATGATTGAGCCGGGCGGATCACTGATCTATAATCAGGAAGATCCTTTGGTTCGCGACATTGCTATGAACTTACTGCATGATATGGTTCGCATTGCTTATAATACTCCTGAATACTTTGTGAGGGATGGTGTGACCCACCTCCAACACAACGATAAAGTTTACCGGCTTAAAATTTTTGGCAGGCATAATATGCAAAACCTTGCCGGCGCCATGAAAGTTTGCAGTGAGTGCGGAATAAGCGACGATGATTTCCTGGAAGCCATAAAGACTTATGAGGGCGCAGCACGCCGGCTGGAATTAATTGCTGCGAAGGATCAAACCCATATTTATAAGGATTTTGCCCATTCGCCCTCAAAACTGAAAGCAACAGTAACAGCTGTAAAAGAGCAATTCCCTGAATCAAAACTTGTGGCGTGCATGGAGTTGCACACTTTCAGCAGTTTGAGTGGTGGTTTCCTGCAAGAGTATAAAGATTGTATGCAACATGCCGATGAAGCCATCGTGTATTTTAACCCACATACAATAGCCATGAAAAAACTGCCTCCCATCAGTGAGGAAGATGTACGAGCTGCGTTTGCCAAGGAAGGATTAATGGTTTATACCGATTCGAAGAAGTTGTTGTCCGCTCTGGAAAACAAAAACTGGAACCACGCCAACCTGCTGATGATGAGCTCCGGAAACTTCGATGGAATAGACCTTAATTTACTGGCAAACAAAATTCTTGATTGA
- a CDS encoding class I SAM-dependent RNA methyltransferase: MMSEINLKSGCVKECPACPHRNLPMNESLAQKQQWLEKRLGEFAQLLHPIRSASEEQRWNYRKKVCLAAEFHEDSWRIGIRKIDSVIAIHDCPVQNTMVNRNIQLLSKSLPPPERFPLAYFIQSGAQITLVVKSREIVDLIWLNKDLRSAFESNGVDGFWLHMHPSAGKKIFGKGGWQLVFGKSRSVTDENLVYGPSSFQQVLPTLYNDSLKSASDFLSSANNHAVIDLYCGIGASLKKWSETGATVIGVELGGEALECAKINVPQATLLRGTCAQRIPQLDEFLSQSAMQGKEICLYANPPRTGLEKEVSEWIAAQLKPGKMAYLSCSAGTLYRDLVFLSKNGFKVHSIIPYDFFPQTLHVETLALIERNNN; encoded by the coding sequence ATGATGAGTGAAATAAATCTCAAATCCGGCTGCGTTAAGGAATGTCCTGCCTGTCCGCATCGTAACCTCCCGATGAATGAGAGCCTGGCGCAAAAGCAGCAATGGCTTGAAAAAAGGTTGGGTGAATTTGCTCAGCTGCTACATCCAATCAGAAGTGCTTCAGAAGAACAGCGCTGGAATTACAGAAAAAAAGTTTGTCTGGCGGCTGAATTCCATGAAGATAGCTGGCGAATTGGGATCAGAAAAATAGATAGTGTAATTGCCATTCATGATTGCCCGGTTCAGAACACCATGGTAAACCGGAACATACAGTTGCTGTCCAAAAGCTTACCACCACCTGAACGCTTTCCACTTGCTTATTTTATTCAGTCAGGGGCACAAATTACGCTGGTAGTCAAGAGCCGGGAAATAGTTGATTTGATCTGGCTTAATAAAGATCTTAGGTCAGCATTTGAAAGCAACGGGGTTGATGGGTTCTGGTTACACATGCATCCAAGCGCCGGAAAAAAGATATTTGGTAAAGGCGGCTGGCAGCTTGTTTTCGGAAAAAGTCGCTCAGTAACGGATGAAAACCTTGTTTACGGGCCTTCATCGTTTCAACAGGTCCTGCCAACATTGTACAACGATTCATTGAAATCAGCATCAGATTTCCTGTCGTCTGCCAACAATCATGCAGTTATTGATCTGTATTGTGGTATTGGGGCTTCATTAAAAAAATGGTCGGAAACCGGGGCAACAGTTATTGGCGTTGAGCTGGGTGGAGAAGCCCTTGAATGTGCTAAGATCAACGTGCCGCAAGCAACACTTTTGCGTGGAACTTGCGCGCAGCGGATTCCGCAGTTAGACGAATTTTTATCCCAATCTGCTATGCAAGGAAAGGAAATATGCTTATATGCGAACCCACCCCGCACCGGATTGGAAAAAGAAGTTTCGGAATGGATCGCAGCACAGCTAAAACCCGGCAAAATGGCTTATCTATCATGCAGCGCAGGAACGCTTTACAGGGATTTGGTTTTTCTGAGCAAAAATGGATTTAAGGTTCATAGCATAATTCCGTACGATTTTTTTCCACAGACGCTGCATGTTGAGACGCTGGCGCTTATTGAAAGAAACAATAATTGA
- a CDS encoding nicotinamide mononucleotide transporter, giving the protein MILLSFFDLFYQNVLATTWLEIIAVVFGLLSVWYAKKANILVYPTGIVSVLIYVYICFFAKLYADMGINFFYFVMSVYGWYNWTRKRPGQKVISISWNSKKEQWIGIIATVVAYFAILGLIWVFKREDTEYMNSYIPYVDSFTTSVFLIGMLLMARKKVENWIYWIIGDIVSIPLYFMKGLVFTSFQYAVFLLIAVLGYIEWKRLYREIEA; this is encoded by the coding sequence ATGATTCTACTTTCCTTTTTTGATCTCTTCTATCAAAACGTACTTGCAACCACCTGGCTCGAAATAATCGCAGTTGTTTTTGGCCTGCTGAGTGTCTGGTATGCGAAAAAAGCAAACATCCTTGTTTACCCCACTGGAATTGTTTCGGTATTAATTTATGTGTACATCTGCTTTTTCGCGAAGCTGTATGCCGATATGGGCATCAACTTCTTTTATTTTGTGATGAGCGTTTACGGCTGGTATAACTGGACCCGGAAAAGGCCCGGCCAAAAGGTGATCAGTATTTCATGGAATTCAAAAAAGGAACAATGGATCGGCATTATAGCAACCGTTGTGGCTTATTTTGCCATTTTAGGATTGATATGGGTTTTCAAACGGGAAGACACTGAATACATGAACTCCTATATCCCTTATGTGGATTCATTTACGACCTCTGTTTTTCTGATTGGTATGTTGCTGATGGCGCGCAAAAAAGTTGAAAACTGGATTTACTGGATTATCGGCGATATTGTTTCAATACCACTATATTTTATGAAAGGCCTGGTGTTTACAAGTTTTCAGTATGCTGTATTCCTGCTGATTGCAGTATTAGGGTATATTGAATGGAAGAGATTATACAGGGAAATCGAAGCATGA
- a CDS encoding class I SAM-dependent methyltransferase → MQKEFWDERFSVEEYIYGEEPSEWFRQIIDGMKPGRILIPGAGEGRDAVYAAKLGWEVYAFDQSEAGRNKAMKLAEKHKVAIHYIVTDAAEYDPGKNQFDLITMVFFHLPSDFRSDFHTKLIQWLRPGGTVLIEAFHLRQLNNTSGGPKNPDLLITANHLANDFKLIEITENLELTVELNEGTHHHGQAEVVRFTGIKRN, encoded by the coding sequence ATGCAAAAAGAATTCTGGGATGAGCGGTTCTCAGTCGAAGAATATATTTATGGTGAAGAGCCCAGTGAATGGTTCAGGCAGATTATTGATGGCATGAAACCAGGCAGAATACTGATACCCGGCGCCGGAGAAGGCAGGGATGCCGTTTATGCAGCAAAACTTGGTTGGGAGGTTTACGCTTTTGATCAGAGTGAGGCCGGCAGAAACAAGGCCATGAAGCTGGCAGAAAAACACAAAGTAGCCATACATTATATTGTGACCGATGCAGCGGAATATGATCCGGGCAAGAATCAATTTGATCTGATCACAATGGTTTTCTTTCATTTGCCTTCGGATTTTCGTTCAGATTTTCATACCAAACTCATCCAATGGCTTAGACCCGGAGGAACAGTGCTGATTGAGGCATTCCACCTTCGACAGTTGAACAATACTTCCGGAGGGCCAAAAAACCCTGATCTACTGATTACGGCCAACCATCTTGCCAATGATTTCAAATTGATTGAGATCACAGAAAACCTGGAATTAACAGTTGAATTGAATGAGGGAACGCATCATCACGGACAGGCGGAAGTTGTCAGGTTCACAGGAATAAAAAGAAATTAA
- the pbpC gene encoding penicillin-binding protein 1C, whose product MPLLLLLSFLSIRVGELFDDPTSTVLLDRHDELLGARIAADGQWRFPHNHLVPQKFEKCLIAFEDKRFYYHPGIDPIAVLRALRSNIKAKANVSGGSTITMQVIRLSRKGKPRTIGEKLVEAVMALRLEVRFSKKEILSLYASNAPFGGNVVGLDAAAWRYFGRNATELSWAEAATLAVLPNAPSMIHPGRNRELLIQKRNLLLERLMKNKTISVEDYELALLETLPGQPLSLPMDAFHLLERMHLTQPGTIVHSTLQAGLQRNANRIVNNYVAQYRSNQVHNAAALIIDNRSGEVIAYTGNVFDPQNMVPGAMVDVITAPRSGGSILKPFLFAGMLHEGLMSEKTLVADYPFQTPGFNPQNFDRRFDGAVPAYRALQRSLNVPAVRMLQQFGVEKFYFLMQQLGMRTLNQPPSHYGLSLILGGAESTLWDVTAMYARLSRTLINFSQYDGLYLPADMFEPILLLPSEPVGNTDIGKTRQLLEPTGVLDASAIWVTYNALLEVNRPEEESGWKIFNNARRIAWKTGTSYGNRDAWAVGTTPEFTIGVWIGNASGEGRPNLTGVGFAAPVLFDLFGLLPHTSSFPQPYDDLVAANICRQSGHIAGVFCTETDSVWIPLKTLRTISCPYHTAVHLDATGRFRVNSNCYEVHRMQKKSWFILPPAMEWFYRAHNPDYRPLPPWYAGCDATLGRNPMQLIYPAGNVTVSIPRELGGDKGKLVLQAAHRNAEAVIFWHIDGEYIGATHTEHYLAISPAPGKRKVVLVDESGYRLEQEFTVAQGSE is encoded by the coding sequence TTGCCCTTGTTGTTGTTGCTGAGCTTTCTGAGCATTCGTGTCGGCGAACTTTTTGACGACCCAACATCCACAGTTCTGCTTGACCGGCATGATGAATTGCTTGGTGCAAGAATCGCCGCCGACGGACAATGGCGTTTCCCGCACAATCATTTGGTTCCGCAAAAGTTTGAAAAATGCCTCATTGCTTTTGAAGATAAGCGATTTTACTACCATCCTGGAATAGATCCGATTGCTGTGTTAAGGGCATTGCGTTCAAATATTAAAGCAAAAGCCAATGTAAGCGGTGGCAGCACAATTACAATGCAGGTTATCAGGCTTTCACGAAAAGGCAAGCCTCGAACCATTGGTGAAAAACTTGTGGAGGCTGTGATGGCATTGAGGCTGGAAGTCCGGTTCAGCAAAAAAGAAATATTATCGCTTTACGCTTCCAATGCCCCTTTTGGTGGCAATGTGGTAGGGTTAGATGCAGCAGCCTGGCGATATTTTGGCCGCAATGCGACTGAACTTTCCTGGGCAGAAGCTGCTACCCTTGCTGTTTTGCCAAACGCACCTTCCATGATTCATCCGGGTCGTAACCGCGAATTGCTGATCCAAAAACGCAATCTGCTGCTTGAGCGTTTGATGAAGAACAAAACGATTTCAGTCGAAGATTATGAACTTGCCTTGCTTGAAACGCTGCCCGGCCAGCCTTTGAGCCTGCCCATGGATGCTTTCCATCTTCTTGAAAGAATGCATCTTACCCAGCCGGGCACCATCGTGCATTCTACCCTGCAAGCCGGCTTGCAGCGCAACGCAAACCGAATTGTGAATAACTACGTTGCACAATATCGTTCCAATCAGGTTCACAACGCTGCCGCCCTCATTATTGATAATCGCAGCGGCGAAGTGATAGCCTATACCGGTAATGTTTTCGACCCTCAGAACATGGTTCCCGGAGCAATGGTTGATGTGATAACCGCGCCCCGCAGCGGTGGCAGCATCCTCAAACCCTTCTTGTTTGCCGGCATGCTTCATGAAGGATTGATGAGCGAGAAAACACTGGTAGCCGATTACCCTTTTCAAACTCCGGGTTTCAATCCGCAGAATTTCGACCGCCGTTTTGATGGCGCTGTGCCAGCCTACCGTGCCTTGCAGCGCTCGCTGAATGTTCCTGCTGTACGCATGTTGCAGCAATTTGGCGTTGAAAAGTTTTATTTTCTCATGCAGCAGCTTGGCATGCGAACCCTCAACCAGCCGCCTTCACATTATGGCCTTTCCCTTATTCTTGGAGGAGCCGAATCAACGCTGTGGGATGTTACAGCTATGTATGCGCGGCTTTCCAGGACCTTGATAAATTTTTCGCAATATGACGGCCTGTATCTTCCCGCTGATATGTTCGAGCCCATTTTATTGCTGCCTTCTGAACCAGTGGGAAATACCGATATTGGAAAAACCCGCCAATTGCTTGAACCCACAGGAGTATTGGATGCATCAGCCATTTGGGTCACATACAATGCATTGCTTGAGGTGAACCGCCCGGAAGAAGAATCGGGCTGGAAGATTTTTAACAATGCCCGGCGCATAGCCTGGAAAACCGGAACAAGCTATGGCAACCGCGATGCCTGGGCCGTTGGAACCACACCTGAATTCACAATTGGAGTCTGGATCGGAAATGCAAGCGGCGAAGGCCGGCCCAACCTTACCGGGGTTGGTTTTGCCGCACCGGTTTTATTCGACCTTTTTGGCTTACTGCCCCACACCTCCAGCTTCCCGCAGCCTTATGACGATTTGGTTGCTGCAAACATCTGCAGACAAAGCGGCCATATTGCCGGTGTTTTCTGTACCGAAACCGATTCAGTCTGGATCCCGCTCAAAACGCTGCGAACCATCAGTTGTCCTTACCACACCGCGGTGCATCTTGATGCAACAGGCAGGTTTCGGGTAAACAGCAATTGCTACGAAGTACATCGCATGCAAAAAAAATCATGGTTTATTCTTCCTCCAGCCATGGAATGGTTTTACCGTGCACACAACCCTGATTACCGTCCGCTACCACCTTGGTACGCCGGATGTGATGCCACACTAGGCCGCAACCCCATGCAATTGATTTACCCTGCCGGAAATGTTACAGTGAGCATCCCCCGTGAGCTTGGAGGCGACAAAGGAAAACTTGTACTTCAGGCGGCGCATCGAAATGCGGAAGCAGTCATCTTCTGGCACATAGATGGGGAATATATTGGCGCTACGCATACTGAACATTATCTTGCAATCAGCCCGGCTCCTGGAAAAAGAAAAGTGGTGTTGGTTGATGAAAGTGGATACAGGCTTGAACAGGAGTTCACTGTTGCCCAGGGTTCGGAATAA
- a CDS encoding SDR family NAD(P)-dependent oxidoreductase, with product MKIAIVTGAYGTIGKAIANGIAKTLNYRVIMLGRDPVMLRNAAEDVRKQSGNTEIIEGLLDLSLKKNIEAFAETISEPVHILVNNASTTPRQRLETEEGIEMQWAVNVLAYFRMIHAFTPHLAKAAGARVVNVASYWAGDLDLSDPEFKRRNYHNDTVYRQSKQADRMLTRSFAEMHQGKNISVNACHPGDVNSKLSNNLGYGGHETPEQGADTPVWLALSQEVDGITEKYFEHRQKTDCRYMSDEASVKKLFDICSRY from the coding sequence ATGAAAATAGCAATCGTTACCGGCGCTTACGGCACCATCGGAAAAGCCATTGCAAATGGCATCGCCAAAACGCTCAACTATAGAGTTATTATGCTTGGCCGTGATCCGGTAATGCTCCGGAATGCCGCTGAGGATGTCAGAAAACAATCCGGCAATACTGAAATAATTGAAGGCTTGCTTGACCTTTCGTTGAAAAAGAACATCGAAGCATTTGCAGAAACGATTTCGGAACCGGTTCATATCCTGGTAAACAATGCATCCACAACACCGCGTCAAAGGCTCGAAACTGAAGAAGGCATTGAAATGCAATGGGCGGTAAATGTGCTGGCTTACTTTCGTATGATCCATGCTTTTACACCACATCTGGCAAAAGCCGCTGGCGCCCGTGTTGTGAATGTGGCAAGTTATTGGGCGGGCGACCTTGATCTAAGCGATCCTGAATTCAAACGCCGCAATTATCACAACGATACTGTTTACCGTCAGAGCAAGCAGGCGGATCGGATGCTTACACGCTCATTTGCCGAAATGCACCAAGGCAAAAACATAAGCGTGAATGCATGCCATCCCGGCGATGTGAACTCAAAGCTGAGCAACAACCTGGGATATGGTGGCCATGAAACACCGGAACAAGGCGCTGATACTCCGGTTTGGCTCGCACTTTCACAGGAAGTGGATGGGATCACAGAAAAATACTTTGAACACCGGCAGAAAACTGATTGCAGATATATGAGTGATGAGGCCAGTGTGAAAAAGCTTTTTGATATTTGTAGCAGATATTAA
- a CDS encoding phosphoadenylyl-sulfate reductase translates to MNQQQLISDWNQLFNSAKPEDVISWALKFFGDKIAFSTSMGAEDQAILHMIAAIDKTANVFTLDTGRLFPETYDLIDISSKKYGIPIRSFFPDTQQVENMVNEKGINLFYESIANRKLCCNIRKIEPLKRAFSGLDAWICGLRKEQSVTRNCAAMFEWDKQFNLIKINPLIHWTEDQLWDYLKRNNVPYNRLHDKGYPSIGCQPCTRAIEPGEDVRAGRWWWENPETKECGLHAAKLK, encoded by the coding sequence ATGAATCAACAGCAACTCATTTCAGACTGGAACCAGCTTTTCAACTCAGCCAAACCCGAAGATGTAATTTCATGGGCCTTGAAATTTTTCGGCGATAAAATTGCATTTTCAACCAGCATGGGCGCCGAAGATCAGGCAATACTTCACATGATTGCTGCAATTGATAAAACCGCGAATGTATTTACGCTCGACACAGGCAGACTTTTCCCGGAAACTTACGATTTGATTGATATCAGTTCGAAAAAATACGGAATTCCAATCCGTTCATTTTTTCCTGACACTCAGCAAGTGGAAAACATGGTCAACGAAAAAGGCATCAATCTTTTTTATGAGAGTATTGCGAACCGCAAGCTGTGTTGTAATATCAGGAAAATTGAACCTCTCAAAAGGGCATTCTCTGGACTGGATGCATGGATTTGCGGGTTGCGAAAAGAACAATCGGTAACGAGGAATTGTGCAGCCATGTTTGAATGGGACAAGCAATTTAACCTGATCAAAATCAATCCGCTTATTCACTGGACTGAAGATCAGTTATGGGATTATCTAAAACGAAACAATGTGCCATACAATCGCTTGCACGACAAAGGCTACCCGAGTATTGGCTGCCAACCCTGCACACGGGCCATTGAGCCCGGCGAAGACGTCCGCGCCGGTCGCTGGTGGTGGGAAAACCCGGAAACCAAGGAATGTGGGTTGCATGCTGCAAAATTGAAATAA